Genomic DNA from Xiphophorus hellerii strain 12219 chromosome 16, Xiphophorus_hellerii-4.1, whole genome shotgun sequence:
CATTTAAGTAATCAAtgataaatagatttatttcagtGATGGGACAGAGGGGCTTCTGTCTACTGTATCTAAATTCAGTCTGCAGTCAGATGCCCTACTGATCCTCAAAAGCTTGTTCCAAATCTAAGGACTCTTCTGCTATAAAGGATTAAAgcatataaagaaaaacacaatcacaGTGATTCATCAGGAACATCAACTACGTTCTTAGTTTGTCAAAGTATTggtcttatttttaaaagacgTATTCAGTGGcaagaaaataattatatttaagaCAATGTCTGATTAGAAATATGCCAAGATGTTTATAAATACTTACAAGTTATCCAGAAGAGGCCAAGATCATCATGGatataaaaatattctgtaataaaaagaaacagtaaattgttaaaaaaatattccttcaatttacagaaatgatGCCGGGTTTTCAACACTCACCTATGCCAGTGAACCAGGGGTCCACCTCCCAAGGCACATAACCCAGAACAGGAGGAAAGGCCCCACAATTGGACTCAGAGACAAAACCTTGCGTTGTTACAGGCGGATCTGTTTCATTTGGACGGAACAGTGCCTTCAGAGGGGCGTAGATGTTGTACCTCACTCCTGAAACGCATCCAATGAAGCCTGGAGCATTGTGCCTTTGAATTTCATAGTCTATGTCACCAACCTCTGCAAAACAAGACACAAgctaaaaaacacacatttatttgatcaaatatgttcttttttataagcaGCAAGCAATATTCTTACCCATAACTCTGCCTAGGAACATGGACTTTGGAGAGTCAAACCTAGCATCTTCCACAAGGGTTATTTTCTCCACAATGGGTTCCATGTAATCCACCTATGATTgtatataacttttattaaagttttcttaCTCATAAGAAGTAAATTCATCCAAGCACATATACTATTtcttaataaatacattttcaaaactgttaAACAGCACCTAATGAAACCACAACTTGGAAATGCACTCTGGGACATAGCCTTTAAAATCTGGAGTCATTACATGTGGTTTGATGGAACTAAAATTGAAGTGGTTGACCATAATGACTGTTGCTACCGGGGtggttttgctgcaggaggaaattATGCACATCATTAAATTAATGGCATAAGAAGGATAAATTATTTGGAAATTTTGATACACCATCTTAAGACATCAGCAAGGAAGTGAAAATGTGAGCATGAATGATTCTTTGGACAATGACCCTCAGCGTAATGCCAAATCAGTAATAGAGGAGACTAAGGACAACAatgctatatactgtatatatacatattaagCATATTTAAGACATGAAAGTTATGAACACTACGTCAAATTTTATACAGAGTAAACTGTACAGAGTTTAAGAACCTGTGTTTTGACTGTTCTGTTGTGTCTGGTTATGTTCACATAGTGAGGGTATCCATCTGCCAGGTTTCGATGAGTCAGCTGGTACGTGTGTGTTATGAGCCCGAGCTTATACCGCAGATCTACACTACCTGTAAGAAAAAACAGGGATAGCACAAAGGTTTTGTGGGATAACCATAGAGCTAAAAAGATAAAAGTacacttttattttgctttgcttCACCTACCATCAACCTTGAGGATAACAGCAATGTAGTCTTGAACAAAGGAACTGATGTACAGCAATACAGCTGGCTTGTGAACAGTGCTGAAACTGAACTCTATGTCATCTGACGTGTCGTTGTACCCGAGACTGAAATTGTCGTAGTGTGGGTCGATCCAGTTTGCCCACGCTGCCTCATCTGAAATGGGTTTCTTTCGTATGTTGTACCTTAGCCACGACCCAACCTCAAAGTGAGCTCCAATGTCttaggaaaagacaaaaaaggaatTAGATCCCTGCTACATTCACAatataaacaaactaaacatgGAATTACCTTTGTGGCAGTAGAAACCATCAAAGGCTGTGTTATTACAATCACAAGTGTAGGCTGCATATCCCTCAATGCACTGCCCGCTGTTTCGACATGGTATGGTGGTATTAAGACACTGTCCAGTGCAGTTCCTCCTTATACCTTGCTCCTCGTTTACTTTTCCTTCCAAATCAAGAGGAACACCATTCATGCGTAATCCTCGAAGGCACCCCAAAAAAGGTCTGAGGGTGCGGTTGGCTGCACCTAGTGAAAATAATGCACATGCCATTGTTTAGAGAACTagcttagaaaagaaaaacagatcttTTTAGTTTCAAATTAGAATTTTAATAAGTTCTATTTGAGGAACCTACCTACAAGGACGGGGTGTGTGAACTCCATGGTGACAAAGGTCTGACCTGGAAACCGTCTGACAGCCCAAGGCTGGTAATCGACCTTGATTCGTGCCAGTTTTGCATTAATCTCAGCCTGAACAAAATGCCACTCATTGTCATTGAGTGGCACAGGCGAGCGAAGAGTCACATTAAGGATGCCATCTCCAaccataaacacaaacacaagattGTGGGTggctgcaagaaaaaaagagagagatgaaaaactttaaatacgATCAGAAAAGGCAAAGATGGTAGTGAAGTTAACTTACTGTTCAGTTCTATTCTTATAAAGTTTCTAAGCTGGTCATCAGAGTTCTCCAAGAAGACGCCAGGTGCACGATAGGTTTTAAAGTGGAAGGAGATGTCAGCTGTTGATCCAGGCCTGAAAGTGGGGAAGGTGATGTAGGTGGGCTTGGTGAAGGCTATCGTGTTCCAAATATTTCctgtgaaaatgacaaaaaaatgtgtcatttttttgcaaaaaaaatgtacaaagaaaTTTGATGTGCCTACAGAGCACTGAAGCccagacagttttttttgttacttttatttaacaatGTGATGACATGTGATGCCTAGTGAGTTTACAGATTGGTGAATGCTTGTATTGATTATATCTGAATTGTAAGATTGTGCTGTGAATTATTTTATGGTCACTGGCTATTTTCTtactaaaaatgtttggttttttactgaaaggaaaaaagatgTATTCTTATCCCCCAAAATGAAAGAAGTAGAAATGAAAAGCCAGTATACTGAACTCActgtcaccatggcaacggaGTGGACCGACTGTGAAATGAGCTTCTGAACCAGTTCTGTTCGTGTCCCCAATCACCAATCTCCTCACAGGCAGGTGGTCTCTGAAGTCCAAATAGCCTTTATCCGAGTACCTGGAAAGCCACCGAAGGATAAAATGaatgtcaatataaaaaaacacaagtcaaaTAATTTGGTTTTTGGTGGTGTCTTTTACCATTGCCTGTAGTCAGCATCACAGTTGCACTGAAACTTGGGGTCAACACAGGTTTGGTTGATAGCACAGCCACATTTTTGGACTTCCCTGAACGTCCCACCCCAGTAATAGTGACTTTCGTTATTCCGACCAATCCAGTAGCTAAAAGGCCTTCCATCTAATTTCAAATAGATATGCATGTGAGTCACTAAAGTCTTTAATATTGACTTCAGATATAAGTAAAGGAATACAGACTGATCTCACTCACCAGGGGTGTTGAGGAGACGAGACTTATAGCATGAATAATCGATCCACTGCTCACAGTACATGGAGGTGTTGGCAAGAGCACTGACTTCATCCCATGAAGCATTCCAATAGTTCACATCTGCAATATATGGCTTGTCTATCGAGCTTCCACTCACTCTGGTTCCTTCAACTCGGTCATGCATAATCACTGTCCAAGCTTTATATgctgcaaagattttttttaaagcagaaaaaattaGAGTGGGAAAGTAAAGCAATTACTTTTCAACACAGAGACATCGCAGCATCTATCTCCTCTTACTTTACCATGAAAGTTTCCTCCTACTTTCTCATAACAGATAGCATGCCCATCTGTTTTCATGAAGGCTGAACACAATGCTGATAAAGCTGCATTTTAGCAACAACAGTGATTACTCACACTTCATTTTGCAGTACACCTCAAATGGTTTTAACGGCCCACTGAGATCAGGATCGATAGTGTAGTTTCCAGACCAGTACTTGCCGCTGAGTCTGTAGGCCTCA
This window encodes:
- the cntnap1 gene encoding contactin-associated protein 1, with product MTCKILSICLLFLGFQHCSSRECVDPLISGLYASSFLASSRYNFLYSANFAKLYGSSGWSPSPRDKQPWLQVDLGRKYRLVAIATQGTFNSYDWISKYTLLYGDRPDSWTPYIMKGGNSTLPANWNYYQVRRNVFHYAFTAKHIRLLPLEWNTENGGKIGVRLELYGCSYDSYVLQYNGDDAVVYTYPGKRSRTLVDHIAINFKTLEQDGLLLHSEGIQGDLLTLELKKGRLYLHISLGSSIIHKVDGRITLTAGSLLDNLHWHYVTIKRYGRQVNFTVDSQTVTAVCKGEFTHLDLDDQMYVGGVIEPNLSHLPTIPNFRGCLENVFINGINVIDKAKREDPDVRIPRKKKMNFACRDILLRPMTFAGPNNFLQVPGFFGRPKMFVKFKFRSWDYTGLLMFTRFADNLGALELGLSEGQINVTIFQTGKKKIQFGAGYRLNDGYWHTVDLAARDNLLTLTIDEEEGSPLKITNPFSIRTGDRYFFGGCPKTNNTLFKCETKLNRFHGCMQHIFIDNEQLDIDITLQRQWARYEELLIGTCGITDRCTPNPCEHEGRCIQSWDDFICICENTGYKGEVCHMSVYKESCEAYRLSGKYWSGNYTIDPDLSGPLKPFEVYCKMKSYKAWTVIMHDRVEGTRVSGSSIDKPYIADVNYWNASWDEVSALANTSMYCEQWIDYSCYKSRLLNTPDGRPFSYWIGRNNESHYYWGGTFREVQKCGCAINQTCVDPKFQCNCDADYRQWYSDKGYLDFRDHLPVRRLVIGDTNRTGSEAHFTVGPLRCHGDRNIWNTIAFTKPTYITFPTFRPGSTADISFHFKTYRAPGVFLENSDDQLRNFIRIELNTTHNLVFVFMVGDGILNVTLRSPVPLNDNEWHFVQAEINAKLARIKVDYQPWAVRRFPGQTFVTMEFTHPVLVGAANRTLRPFLGCLRGLRMNGVPLDLEGKVNEEQGIRRNCTGQCLNTTIPCRNSGQCIEGYAAYTCDCNNTAFDGFYCHKDIGAHFEVGSWLRYNIRKKPISDEAAWANWIDPHYDNFSLGYNDTSDDIEFSFSTVHKPAVLLYISSFVQDYIAVILKVDGSVDLRYKLGLITHTYQLTHRNLADGYPHYVNITRHNRTVKTQVDYMEPIVEKITLVEDARFDSPKSMFLGRVMEVGDIDYEIQRHNAPGFIGCVSGVRYNIYAPLKALFRPNETDPPVTTQGFVSESNCGAFPPVLGYVPWEVDPWFTGIEYFYIHDDLGLFWITFIVILALLLLLGGLYAIYVYAYQQKGSYHTNEPKNLESPSSSRPLTETLRREKKYLPEIEEEFRSG